TTATTTTCTTTGATATTATAGGCATTATTTTATGGGCTTTTACTTTTGTATCTATCGGCTATTTTTTTGGGCAAAGCGCCATTAATATCATTTTGCTTATCCAGAAAAATATACTGGTCGTTCTCTTTTTTATTCTTCTTTTCCTTTTTATTCTCCGTACCCAAAAAGGCGAAACATGAAACAGCTGATTCTCCTATGCATGATGACGCTGTTTCTTTTTGGAGCCGATATCAATAGCACTTTGGTTCATGCCGATGCCAAAACATATGAGTCACTCTTGGCTACACTGAAAAAATCGCAAATTCATAATGACGAAACAGCTTTACAAAAAGCTCTTTTATACAAGATTATCAATATAACCAAATATCCTCCAAAACCACCCTCTTTCGATATACGAGTGCAAAATCAAGAAGATTTTGAGCAACTGGTGCAAAAAACAATACAGTTTATCAATGAATCTTTTGAAAAAAAGAGCACATTGCAGCATCTTCAGCAAAAACAGCAAACTTTAAAAGAGGAAATTTTGGGTGAAAACAATAACTCAAAACTTTTTACACTACAACTGCAATATACATTTTATACAAAAGCGCTTCGTACTTTAAAAGAAGAACTCAACAAAAGAGAAACAATTTTTGGAAAACAGATTACTCCTCTTCTTCTTCGTAGCATACAAACAATCTCTTTTGATCAAAACAAACTGCAAAAAAGAGTTTCTCAAATAGAGCAGGATTTAGATTCCGTTCAGAAAAAGATTGAGGCAAAAGAGGTAGAAAAAGAACGTCTGGAACTTCTTGGCAGAAAAGATAGAGTTAAAAATATAGAACAGTCCCTGGCGCTTTTGCAAAAAGAGAAAAGAAAGCTTTTGGAAAAAAAATTAATCACCCTTTTTGACCTCTACACAATCGCCCTACAAAAAAAAGAGACCAAAACCGTTTTTAACTTGCAGAAAAAAATTCTCGATCTCGCGAAAATTCTCAATGACCCTCACACAGTAAAGCGCCTAAAAACTCTTTTGACAAAACTTAATGTACAAATCTTGGGAAAAGGTGAAACCATCAAAGGAGCCACTCTTCAACATATCAAAGAGGCGGCTAACCTTCTATGGGATAAACTCAACAGCCCCCTTTTTATGATCAATCAGACGCCTATAAGCACTTTGAAGCTTTTTATCACTCTGCTTATCCTCATTTTTGGGTATCTCCTTGGTGTTTTGTATAAAAAAAGTATTCAAAAACTGGCACAAAACTCTCATTCTATCACACCATCTACCAAAACACTCCTGAGCAATATCGGTTACTATACAATAGTCATTGTCGCCTTTGTTATTACACTCAATGTATTAGGCATCGATCTTTCCTCCATCGCTTTAATTGCCGGAGCCCTTTCGGTGGGTATCGGTTTTGGATTGCAAAATATCGTATCCAATTTTGTCTCCGGACTTATTTTTGATGTTTGAAAGAAGCATCAAAATTGGCGATTTTGTAGAAATAGATGAGAATCTTCGGGGAAGAATTTCCGATATCCGTATGCGCTCGACCACAATAACGACAAATGACAATATCGATGTAATCGTTCCGAACCAGGACCTCATCCAAAACAGAGTCATTAACTGGACGATGAACGATGATATTCGCCGATTTCGTATCCCTTTTGGAGTCGCTTATGGAACGGATGCCAAAAAGGTGATTCAAGTGATCAAAGATGCGGTCAAAAACAGTGGATTTGGAGATATTTACGAAGATTCCAAAAGGAAAACAAGAGTGATTATGACAAGTATGGGCGACAGTAGCGTCAATTTTGAGCTCCTTGTCTGGATCAAGGGGAAAGAGGCTCTCTATCCAAGACGGACGACCTCACGATTTTTGATCCTTATCTATGAAACGCTCAACAGACATGGTATCGAAATCCCTTTTCCACAACGTGACTTGCATATAAAATCAATTGATGCAACCATTCCTGTAACAACCCGTAAAGCAAACTAAACAAGAGGATCTGGTTTATGAAAATAGTATCCTTGAGAATAATCTATTCCCAATTCTTTTACAAGCTCAAAAATTTCCTCATTCTCAACAAACTCTGCAACTGTCTTAATCCCTAAATCTTTTGCAAGACTGACGATATGCTTTACAATAGTATAGTTCACTTCATTTGAAAGATTCTTGATCAAACTTCCATCAATTTTAATATAATCAGCGCCCAACTTCAAAACATAATCGAAATTTGCATACCCGCTTCCAAAATCATCAATCGCAATTTTCACTCCATATCGTTTCGCTTCTTGAAGAAAACTTTTTATGATACTCTCAGTTTCGATATATTCCGTTTCTAATATTTCGATCGTAATATATTCGCCATATTTTTTTAGATGTTTCAATAGATATATCCGAATTTTCTCATTTTCTATATCTTGAAAAGAGATATTGATGGAGATATTTGTTTTATTGTGTTGTAAATAGGAAAATATGTATTCATACATCTGTTTTACTAGTTCAAAATAAAGACCGCTCGTTTTTGCAATATCCATGAAATAATATGGTGTTATTATGGTCCCATCATTATCTATTCGTGCCAATATTTCACAATAGACTCTTTGCTGCGTTTTGTTATCTATGACATATTGCTTAAATGCACGAACCTTTTTATTTTTAATCAATTGTTTCAATGTAATATATTTTTGTTTGAAATTTTCGTGCTGTTTTTCTATTTGATTCGGATCATATATCGCCACGGGATTGTTGAGTGTTGCTATTTTGACAGCAAAATAGGCCTTTTGCAATGCATTTTCAACATTTGCATCAATAATGGCACAGTGAATATGGATATCTATATCTACCCCATCCACATTTAGACTGATAGCATCAAAATACTCGACTAAATTTGTACTAAACTCTTTTGCTTCTTCTAATGAACCATTAAAAAGCGTAAAAAATTGATCTGTCACAGCATGAAAAATAGGTACATTAAACCGCTTCAACTCTTCAGAAAACTTTTTTAAGAGTTTATCGCCAAATTCTATACCAAAAAGTTCATTGAATAGCCTAAAATGATATATATCTATATAGATGAAATTCTGATATGTAAACTTGCTTTTATAAAGAAAAAAATAACTAAGATTGGGTAAATTGGTAATTCTATCGAAGAGGAGGATACTCTCTTTCTCCTGCCTTTGCAAAAAGGCGTGATACGCAAAGGCAATATCACCACCCAATTCTTCTAAAATTTGTACCTCTTCTTGCAAAAAAGAACCATCTTTTTCAATATACAAATTTCCATATACTTCTTGAAAAGCAGACAATTGGACACATAACGCTTTTGTCACATCAATATTCCTATCTCCAATGCCATATTGTCCAATGACTATATAAACCTTTTGAAAATAGATGTACTCTTTAAAATATTGAATACACTCTTGCAAAAACATTTCAAAATTTTCTTCCCGGACCATTGTCTCATTTATCTTTGAAACCAACTCCATTAATGTTCGTAAATACTTCTCTTTTTGATATGCCTCTTGAATTTTTTTATTCAGACTTTTGATTTTTTCAATTTTTTCATAGATAGTATGTTCAATTTCATTAAGCTCGACAAAATGCAAATTGTCTATCTTCTCAGGTTGTTTCGTCCACAAATATAACTGCAAAACTTTTGTATAAAAATAGTAAAATCCAAACCCCAAAATTAAAAAAACCATTAAAATAAGACCTATCAATACAAAAAGCTGTTTTTGCATAGCTTGGACAACAACTTGTTTTACAAAATCTGTTCGAAAAACAACAAATAATTTCATATTTTGATTTTGTTGCTTTTTTTCGTCAAACATCGTTAATGGCATTTCTACCTTCACCCACTGGCTATTTTGAAAAATGTTGACATGCATTTGATCCAATGGAACTGATTGTAAAGACAAAAATTTCTGTGTATTACCGCTACTCTTAAACACAATATGACCATTTAAATCAAGTATATAAATCGCTTCGATATGCTGTGAACTGTTTTTAATGCGATCCAAATAGGTAGAAATTTTTGCTCTATCCATCAAAGGATCTTCTAAAAAGATTTTAATTTCCAGCAATTTATCTTTTATATCATTGTAATAATGTTTATAAAGAGATTTTTGAATTGTATTTGCATAAATCACTATGGAAGAAGCAGTAAGAAAAAAGCCTCCAATCAAGATAAGAAGTGCAAAATGCTTAAAACGTAGTTTTTTCATAACAGTAAACTCTTTGTATCAAAACCTTGGCGCTGAATATATTCAACCAGTTCTCGTGATGGATGCAAAATCCATTTAACCTCTTTAAGAGAAGCCAAAAAATCCTGATACGTAACACCATCATCCATATATGGTTTAACAACTTTATAAAATTTTCTTGGATTTTTTTTCAAAACAGAAACTGCCCTTTCAAATTGTCGGAAAATAAACTCAGTATATTTTTTATCAAGATTGGAAAAAAAGAGATCAATTATTTTTACAGTGTGTAAAGTTTTTGATGAAGCAACCTCTATAAATCCCTTTTTTTTTAAAATAGTTGCATACGGTTCATAAGTAACTACCAGTGAAGGACGATTAAACTTCTCCTTTATAAAACCATCTTGCACACCATCTATCAGTTCAAGATGTAAAGTGAGGTTATGCTCTCTCACGAAAGCTTCCAGAAGAGCCTGATTCACACTGGATACTTCAAGATATGCATCAATATCATGAAGCTTGTACAACTGCTGTAACGGTACATTTGAAAGTATCTTGTCTGCACCGTATGAGATATCTACAAAAAAACAGGGTTTATACATATTTTTCAACTCTTTTTGGGAAAGTAACTCAAACTGTGTAGCAAAAAAACCATCACAAAGATTACTTTTACACAAAACCACACTCTCGCTTAAAGAATTCGTCCACTTAAGACGAATGTTCATCGGTTCCAGCCAGCCCTCTTCATATGCATAAGCAATAGGTAGATAACCGATCCAACTATTTGCTGAAATAACAGTTTCTTTTTCCGGTTTTGTCGTACATCCGCCCATAAAACCGAAAAAAAGAACTATAAATATAATACTTACGTATCTCATAATTAAATTTTATCAAAAACTTTTTCAATTTTACTTATATTTTAACAACGAAACATTACAATAGATAGTAAAATGTTTGAATTTGTAAAGGTAATATATGAAAAAGATCTACAATATCGCAATTATAGGAGCTGGTCCGGCAGGTATTGGAACAGCAATAGAGAGTTTTATCTTTGGTATCAAAAATATTTTATTGATCGAAAAGGCCGAAAACCACTCAGCCACCATTAGAACATTCTATAAAGACAACAAAAGAGTGGACAAAGACTGGATGGGGCAAAAGGTGGAGTGCGAAGGACGAATTATCTTTATGGATGGGACCAAAGAGACCACTCTTGATCTTTTTGATAAACTTCTTGATAAACACAAAATCGAGACACAATTCAATACCGAAGTAGAAAAAGTGGAAAAAAAGGAAGATATATTCATTATATCGACTACAAACAACGATACATTTCAAGCAAAGAATGTGGTTATTGCCATCGGAAAAATGGGTAAACCAAACAAACCATCCTACAAAATCCCACCAAGTATCCGACAGTTCATCAACTTCAATCTGGATAAATGCCAAAAGGGTGAGAAGATTTTAGTGGTTGGCGGTGGAAACTCTGCAGCAGAATATGCCTATTTTTTAGCCGATACGAATGATGTCACCCTCAATTACCGACGAGAAAAGTTCACAAGACTCAATCCCGAAAATGAGCGAATCATCACTGAATATGCGAACAAAGGCAAATTGAAACTCAAACTTGGTGTTGATATAACAGCCCTTGAGAGCGAACACGGCAAACCAAAGGTCAATTTTACCGATGGATCCAGTGAAGTGTATGATCGTATCATCTATGCCATAGGTGGCACGACACCAACGGAATTTTTGAAAAAATGTGGAATTGAAGTGGTAGACAATAGAGTCGAAGTGGATGAAAACTATGAGACTAAAACGCCGGGACTCTTTGCAGCCGGGGATATTGTCACACCAACAGGAGGGTCCATCGCCATCGCACTCAATCACGGCTACCATATAGCCAAACATATCAAAGAGCGATTAGGAGAGTGATCACTCTCCCATAAACCGCTTTTTCCTTCTTTGCACATCATCAAGATAGGAGTGAAAATACTCACTGTTTTGATAGCCAAGAATCGGTCTGATGATCTCTTTGCCATCTGGCGTGAGGAAAAAGATCGTAGGAGTATATCTTGAACGTATCCACGAAGGAAAATTTTTCTCCTCTTTAAAAACTCTGACCGCTACGATATTTCGCATTCGGTGTATAATCGAGGGATCTTCAAAAGTAGTTTCGAGCATCTTCTTGCACCAGGAGCAGTTGTGGCTCTCATAAAAGACCATAATGGGAAGATCTCTTTTTTTTGCTACTTTTTGTGCCGTTTTGAAATCTTTTTGCCAAAGAATCCCGGCAAACAGCATCAAAGGCACCACTAAACTTACAAAAACTCTCATCACCATTCCTATCCGCAATTCAGACCATCACAGCTACGCACAACACCCATATCTCTGGCATTGTTTTTTAAAAAACGCTTCAGATATTTCGCGCGCCTTATAAAATAGTTCGAATCGATATACTTCATCGCTTTTGGATTATCTTTATGCACCTTGCGAAGTCTCTTTGCATTCTCTGCAAACATCTGTGTCCATTCGTCACTATAGAGCATAGCTGCACCTTTAAAAGCCGGTCCATGACAATGAACACACAATTTTTTGTAGGCATTCAACCCTTTTGCACCATATCCAAAAACAAAAATTGGTACAAAAAACACCATAAAACGTATCATCTAAGCCTCCTCTCCCAGGCCAAATACATTGGACAAAGTATTGATATAGTTAAAATAGCCTGTAATCGCTACGGCTTCCAAAATCTCCTTATCACTCCAACCAAGACTTTTAAGATACTCAATATCTTCTTTTGTGATTTTGTAGTTGTCTTTTTTGCTTGCTCGAATACAAAATCGAAGCAGCTCTTTTGTCCTCTCTTCCGCTTCTATTGCATCAACTCCTTGTAAAATCGATTCAATCTCTTTTTCATCAAGACCCAGCATTCTGGCAATATTTTTATGTACATCCACACACATCTTGCAGCTGTTTTCTTTCGATATCAAAAGTGCGATAGCCTCTTTGATAAAATAGGGAAGATGTGTCTGTTTTAAAAGATAGTTTTGCACCATCATATCCGTTGCATTGTAGATATTCTCATCTATTGCCAAAAGTTTGAAAATCTCTCCAAGTTTTCCGGTTTTTTCCAAAATAGGACGAGCTTTTTCTTGAATTGCAGGACTCATCTGTTCAAATTCCGGCAAGTTTATATGCGCCATCTACACTCCTTTACATTTTTTTAATGCTTGTACAGCTTTTTCAGTAAGATAGGGCATTAAAGCTTTGGAAACCTCCTTGGAAACCTCTAAAGCCATTGTTTGAGAAATCTTGTCTCCAAATATCTGTAAAAAAAGGATCCAAAAGTTGCTGTATAGCGCAACCGTATTCGCTATATGTCGTTTCATCTCTTCTGTCAGTGTAACCATACACTCTTTTTTGATAAGATGATCTATAAGATGGACAAGCTTTTCATACTGCACTTTTGTATCGTGCTCCACCTCCTGTTGCAAAAGAGGATCTTTTTGCATCAAAATAACCAACTCCTTTTTTAAAAAGCGGTATCGCCACCAAATAGCTGCGACATATTCGCAATACTCCATCATTTCACATAGAGTCTCAGGCAAAGCTTGATTCTCAAATCCCACCTCCTCTCGCATCTTCTGATACAAAAGACGGATAATCTCCTCTTTATTTCGGAAATGATAATAAAGATTTCCCGGACTGATACCAGCCGCTTTGGCAATATGATTTGTCGTCACATCTTTTGTTCCGAACCGATTGAAAAGCTCCAGTGCCACTGATAAAATTTTCTCTTTTGTTTCCAAACCCCACCTTTAGAGTAATTACTCTAATCACATTGTAGAACAAATTGATATGCTTTGTCAAATAGAAGAAAAAATTATAGATAGCTTACTCTGTTTTTACCGTTTCTTTTCGAGAAGTAGAGGGCTTCATCCGCTCGTTCCAATAAAGTAGGAAGTGTATCGCCGTCTCTTTTGTTTGTCATGCCTATACTCACGCTCAATGGATATCCGAAACGTTGACTCAATGCCTCAAATTCGAAGCGGATACGTTCTGCTTTTTCCTTTGCCATCTCTTCATCCAGATCAAAATAGACAACAACAAATTCTTCTCCACCAAATCGACCGACAATATCGGATTTTCTTGAATTTTTTATGAGGATCTGCGCAAAAGCTTTTAAAACTTCATCTCCAAAAAGATGCCCTTTTGTATCATTGATTTTTTTAAAATTATCAATATCAATCAGCAAAAGAGAAATATTTTTCTTATTGAGGTGTGTTTGCAGTAGATTTAAAAGACTTTTTTTATTCAAGAGTCCTGTCAAACCATCTTTTTGCACTTCACTTTGCAACTCACTCTTTTCTCGTTCCAACTCCTGGGTTGTTTTCTCTACAAGATTGATCAATGCATTGATAGCTCGAATAGTACTATTGTCATCGACATACTCTTTATTGTACAAGTCAAGATCTTGTATACTTTCTTCCCGTTCCGAAGCAGCGATTAAAGTGAGGCTTTCATTGAGCAGTTCATGCCCATCCTTCATAGTGACGAACTCTCCGTACGTAAAAAATCCAATATTTGGCGATACTCTTTTAAAAGGTATGATTTCTTCATGGACTAGATCACCCAAATAACGTTTCCTTGCAACACACGAAAATATAAAAAGAGATTCGAACCGTTTTTGGAACATCTCATTATGGAACAGTTTTCCGGCAGTATCCAAAATCAACAGTGTATTTCCAAATCCAAACCGAACACAAGAGCCTTCCGGGACATTCCCTGCAAAAACAAGTGTTCCATCTTCATTCATTGCAAGGGCAGCTCTTGCAATATATTTCCCGTCCTTTTCTACCATCAAAGGAAATTCAATGGCGCTGTCCGGAAGATTCTTTGCTATCTCCTTTCCAAGATATCGCTCATAAATTTCATAAATCGGTTCTCCATCAAGCTCGTATACAATATTTCCTGTCGATTTTGTTACAACGAAACTACGACCTATCGGTTTCCATCCAGTCGTATAGTAGTTGAATACCTGAAGCTCCTTCGAATCGAAGGCTACTGCTACCGCACCGTTTTCTATCACTCTGTTTTTACAAAACACATAAGTATTTTGAAGCTGACCGTAATCCCCAGCCAGTCCACCACCTATCACGACCTTTGTCTCATTTCCAAAACCTTTTACCAGCTCTTCTCCATTGGTTCTCATCCCGTCGGCCAAAAGCAAAATGAATTTTGTATCAGAAGTGACTAAGCGCTTTTTGAAGTACATACCACCTTCATAATGGGGATTATCTGAGGAGAATTGGTCATATGTCACAATGTCCGATTTTATAAACGTATGTTCCATATTGGTAAAAGAGAGTGCCACATTCTTCTCATAAATCTTTGAATCGACTATTTCTCCTGCAGTGGTAGAACCCACGATCGTTGCATCAGGTAAAAGCGAAACAAGAAGATCAAGGAGATTTTGCATAAACACTTTGTGTACGATACCTGAATAGACTTGTACCAAAAGCCGATTGCTGTTTTTGATTCCTTTTTCTTTGATAAATGATCGCAACTGTTTTTCATCGTGAAAAACAGTATTGAAAGACTTCATCGGCGCTCCCCATTATGGCAATTCCTACACCAATTATAAAGAGAGGATTCTTTGAAAAAACTGAATTATCAATAAATAATTTTTATCAACTCAAAATTCATTAAAAATTTATAGTTATAATTGTGTGAAACTGTTATGAAATTTATTCAAGAAGGCCAATATAGCATGGATATCATTATCGCCGGAGCCGGTAGGGTCGGATTCAAACTGGCTCAAACACTCTCTGTCAAACACAATATCATCATCATAGACAAAAACAAAGATGCACTCTCACGCCTTACCGAATCGATCGATGTTATGCCGATATATGGCAATATTGAAGATCCGGATACCTTTAAAGCGTTAACGGAAAGGCCCTACGATATTTTTATCGCCGTAACGGATAACGATGAAGCCAATATCATCTCTACTTTGATTGCCGATGATGTGATTGATGTGAAAAAAAAGATCATCCGTCTTCGAAATCCCTTTTTCGCAAAAAGCTCAATTGCACATAAGATCGGTATTTATGAAGCGGTTTTCCCTTTCATCGCCGCAGCAAGATCTATCAAACTGCTTCTTGATTTTCCAAAAGCGAACAATGTAAAAAACTTCATCTTTACACCCCAGACTCTCGTATCTGTTTTGGTTGAAGGAAGTGACATCCATTCAATAAAAGAGATCGAGTCACAAGATATCGTCGTAGTAGGAATCGAGAGAGACAAAAAATTTTATATCCCTACGGATAATGAAGTAATTCAACAAAAGGATCTGCTCTATCTTTTTGGGCAAAAAGAGGAGATCAAGAGGTTGTGTGACAGACTCAACCGGAATGCTCCAAAACAGATTCGAAAAATCGCCATTTTTGGAGCCGAACTTCTTGGACTTGAGATTGCAAAAGCGTTTTTGGAGCAAAAAGTAGAACTCAAGATCATCGAAAAAGATCCCGAACTTTGCAAAAGAGCTTCAGAGATTTTACAAAACAGAGCAACGATCATCAATAGCCGTTATGTAGAACATACGATCTTTGAAGAGGAAAATGTCAAAAACGCCGATATGGTCATCTCCACTAGCAACGACGATGAAGACAATATCATACGGTGTTTGGAAGCAAAAGAGTATGGCGTGAAAAAGACAGTGGCCGTGAACAACGATATGGAGTTTTACTCTTTGATGCACAAACTCGGTATCGTAGCCGTCCGTGGTCCCAAAATGAGTGCATACTACTCCATCTTGGAAAAGATAGCTTCGAGTGCAGTCATCACAGAGCGGCATTATTGTGGCGGTCGAGGAACGATATTCATGCGAAAAATCTTTCCAAATTCTCCTCTTATCGACAAAAAAATCAAACCACTCTTGCAAGAAGATATCATCTCTTTCATCATCCGAAATGGTAAAATTCAGCCCTTGCAACAAAAAACAGCACTCAAAGCCCTAGATGTCATTGTCGTATTTTCCAAATCTTACTTAGAAGAGAGGGTCAAAAAGTGGATCTACGCTCTATAAAAAATATTGCAAAATTTCTATCCACAATAGGACTTGTTCTCTCTCTGTTTCTTGCCATTCCGTCACTTACAGGTATCATTTACCATGAATCTATCAAACCCTATCTTATATTTAATCTCATCTTTTTTCTGTTTCATTATCTGCTCTTTTCCCTTCTTTGGAAACATCCGGCACAAATGAGTATCAAAGAGGGAATCTTTGCTGTCAATCTTGTCTGGATACTACTTGGTATCGGTGGCGGTATCGGCTTATATCTCACCTCCAATGTCACATTCGCTAAGGCTTTTTTCGAAGCGATCAGTGGTTTTACCACGACAGGAGCAACAATTTACAGTGATATCGAATCCCTTTCTCACACCACTTTGATGCTTCGAAGTCTCTACCACTGGCTTGGCGGAATGGGAATCATTGTTTTGGGTGTCGGCCTTTTGACCATCATCAATCCCACCGGTTCATTGACACTTTTTAAAGCCGAGTCGACCGGTGTAACACTGGAAAAACTGACACCAAAAATCAAAGATACGGCAAAAAGACTCTGGGCTGTCTACATCGCTTTGACACTGCTCGATACTCTTTTACTCTACGCTGGGGGTATGAATCTTTTCGATGCCATCAATCACGCATTTTCCACCATCTCGACAGGAGGGTTCTCTACAAAAAACGCGAGTCTCGGATACTGGGAAAACAACGCATTCATTTTGTGGGTTACAACATTTTTTATGTTTGTAAGCGGTATCAACTTCATCGCCCATTTAAAAGCATTTTCAAAAGATTTCAGTGGA
This region of Nitratiruptor sp. YY08-10 genomic DNA includes:
- a CDS encoding NAD(P)-binding domain-containing protein, translating into MKKIYNIAIIGAGPAGIGTAIESFIFGIKNILLIEKAENHSATIRTFYKDNKRVDKDWMGQKVECEGRIIFMDGTKETTLDLFDKLLDKHKIETQFNTEVEKVEKKEDIFIISTTNNDTFQAKNVVIAIGKMGKPNKPSYKIPPSIRQFINFNLDKCQKGEKILVVGGGNSAAEYAYFLADTNDVTLNYRREKFTRLNPENERIITEYANKGKLKLKLGVDITALESEHGKPKVNFTDGSSEVYDRIIYAIGGTTPTEFLKKCGIEVVDNRVEVDENYETKTPGLFAAGDIVTPTGGSIAIALNHGYHIAKHIKERLGE
- a CDS encoding thioredoxin fold domain-containing protein → MRVFVSLVVPLMLFAGILWQKDFKTAQKVAKKRDLPIMVFYESHNCSWCKKMLETTFEDPSIIHRMRNIVAVRVFKEEKNFPSWIRSRYTPTIFFLTPDGKEIIRPILGYQNSEYFHSYLDDVQRRKKRFMGE
- a CDS encoding mechanosensitive ion channel family protein; the encoded protein is MFERSIKIGDFVEIDENLRGRISDIRMRSTTITTNDNIDVIVPNQDLIQNRVINWTMNDDIRRFRIPFGVAYGTDAKKVIQVIKDAVKNSGFGDIYEDSKRKTRVIMTSMGDSSVNFELLVWIKGKEALYPRRTTSRFLILIYETLNRHGIEIPFPQRDLHIKSIDATIPVTTRKAN
- a CDS encoding TetR/AcrR family transcriptional regulator, with protein sequence METKEKILSVALELFNRFGTKDVTTNHIAKAAGISPGNLYYHFRNKEEIIRLLYQKMREEVGFENQALPETLCEMMEYCEYVAAIWWRYRFLKKELVILMQKDPLLQQEVEHDTKVQYEKLVHLIDHLIKKECMVTLTEEMKRHIANTVALYSNFWILFLQIFGDKISQTMALEVSKEVSKALMPYLTEKAVQALKKCKGV
- a CDS encoding mechanosensitive ion channel family protein, with translation MKQLILLCMMTLFLFGADINSTLVHADAKTYESLLATLKKSQIHNDETALQKALLYKIINITKYPPKPPSFDIRVQNQEDFEQLVQKTIQFINESFEKKSTLQHLQQKQQTLKEEILGENNNSKLFTLQLQYTFYTKALRTLKEELNKRETIFGKQITPLLLRSIQTISFDQNKLQKRVSQIEQDLDSVQKKIEAKEVEKERLELLGRKDRVKNIEQSLALLQKEKRKLLEKKLITLFDLYTIALQKKETKTVFNLQKKILDLAKILNDPHTVKRLKTLLTKLNVQILGKGETIKGATLQHIKEAANLLWDKLNSPLFMINQTPISTLKLFITLLILIFGYLLGVLYKKSIQKLAQNSHSITPSTKTLLSNIGYYTIVIVAFVITLNVLGIDLSSIALIAGALSVGIGFGLQNIVSNFVSGLIFDV
- a CDS encoding NAD-binding protein, with translation MDIIIAGAGRVGFKLAQTLSVKHNIIIIDKNKDALSRLTESIDVMPIYGNIEDPDTFKALTERPYDIFIAVTDNDEANIISTLIADDVIDVKKKIIRLRNPFFAKSSIAHKIGIYEAVFPFIAAARSIKLLLDFPKANNVKNFIFTPQTLVSVLVEGSDIHSIKEIESQDIVVVGIERDKKFYIPTDNEVIQQKDLLYLFGQKEEIKRLCDRLNRNAPKQIRKIAIFGAELLGLEIAKAFLEQKVELKIIEKDPELCKRASEILQNRATIINSRYVEHTIFEEENVKNADMVISTSNDDEDNIIRCLEAKEYGVKKTVAVNNDMEFYSLMHKLGIVAVRGPKMSAYYSILEKIASSAVITERHYCGGRGTIFMRKIFPNSPLIDKKIKPLLQEDIISFIIRNGKIQPLQQKTALKALDVIVVFSKSYLEERVKKWIYAL
- a CDS encoding FIST N-terminal domain-containing protein produces the protein MKSFNTVFHDEKQLRSFIKEKGIKNSNRLLVQVYSGIVHKVFMQNLLDLLVSLLPDATIVGSTTAGEIVDSKIYEKNVALSFTNMEHTFIKSDIVTYDQFSSDNPHYEGGMYFKKRLVTSDTKFILLLADGMRTNGEELVKGFGNETKVVIGGGLAGDYGQLQNTYVFCKNRVIENGAVAVAFDSKELQVFNYYTTGWKPIGRSFVVTKSTGNIVYELDGEPIYEIYERYLGKEIAKNLPDSAIEFPLMVEKDGKYIARAALAMNEDGTLVFAGNVPEGSCVRFGFGNTLLILDTAGKLFHNEMFQKRFESLFIFSCVARKRYLGDLVHEEIIPFKRVSPNIGFFTYGEFVTMKDGHELLNESLTLIAASEREESIQDLDLYNKEYVDDNSTIRAINALINLVEKTTQELEREKSELQSEVQKDGLTGLLNKKSLLNLLQTHLNKKNISLLLIDIDNFKKINDTKGHLFGDEVLKAFAQILIKNSRKSDIVGRFGGEEFVVVYFDLDEEMAKEKAERIRFEFEALSQRFGYPLSVSIGMTNKRDGDTLPTLLERADEALYFSKRNGKNRVSYL
- a CDS encoding carboxymuconolactone decarboxylase family protein, yielding MAHINLPEFEQMSPAIQEKARPILEKTGKLGEIFKLLAIDENIYNATDMMVQNYLLKQTHLPYFIKEAIALLISKENSCKMCVDVHKNIARMLGLDEKEIESILQGVDAIEAEERTKELLRFCIRASKKDNYKITKEDIEYLKSLGWSDKEILEAVAITGYFNYINTLSNVFGLGEEA
- a CDS encoding EAL domain-containing protein, with amino-acid sequence MKKLRFKHFALLILIGGFFLTASSIVIYANTIQKSLYKHYYNDIKDKLLEIKIFLEDPLMDRAKISTYLDRIKNSSQHIEAIYILDLNGHIVFKSSGNTQKFLSLQSVPLDQMHVNIFQNSQWVKVEMPLTMFDEKKQQNQNMKLFVVFRTDFVKQVVVQAMQKQLFVLIGLILMVFLILGFGFYYFYTKVLQLYLWTKQPEKIDNLHFVELNEIEHTIYEKIEKIKSLNKKIQEAYQKEKYLRTLMELVSKINETMVREENFEMFLQECIQYFKEYIYFQKVYIVIGQYGIGDRNIDVTKALCVQLSAFQEVYGNLYIEKDGSFLQEEVQILEELGGDIAFAYHAFLQRQEKESILLFDRITNLPNLSYFFLYKSKFTYQNFIYIDIYHFRLFNELFGIEFGDKLLKKFSEELKRFNVPIFHAVTDQFFTLFNGSLEEAKEFSTNLVEYFDAISLNVDGVDIDIHIHCAIIDANVENALQKAYFAVKIATLNNPVAIYDPNQIEKQHENFKQKYITLKQLIKNKKVRAFKQYVIDNKTQQRVYCEILARIDNDGTIITPYYFMDIAKTSGLYFELVKQMYEYIFSYLQHNKTNISINISFQDIENEKIRIYLLKHLKKYGEYITIEILETEYIETESIIKSFLQEAKRYGVKIAIDDFGSGYANFDYVLKLGADYIKIDGSLIKNLSNEVNYTIVKHIVSLAKDLGIKTVAEFVENEEIFELVKELGIDYSQGYYFHKPDPLV